A genomic window from Methylorubrum extorquens includes:
- a CDS encoding TonB-dependent siderophore receptor, whose translation MESVHTLVGIRALRTAVLAGASLVALTVGAAAQATARLEELSVEGSGRGAGATGGGQAAQRGPDGRAAPEDPRGPVQGYVATRSATATKTNTPLIETPQSITVVGREQIDAQKAQTLTQATQYTAGIYSGTFGADTRVDYFTLRGFIASDYGIYRDGLQVLNYGFGTFKVETFGLERIEVLRGPAAVLFGAGNPGGIINQITKRPTTQPFGYVEVGGGSFGQVYGAFDIGGPADDSGHWFYRLTGFGRQGGTQVDNAPDDRAYIAPALTYRPDAGTSLTILTSYQRDSTAVTANFLPYSGTVRRNLSGLRIPRSLNVGDPAINTFQREQVFAGYEFEHAIDETWTFRQNLRYSFSDAFQNSYLNQTGYIDAATETVLNRYQFLTSSKVGIFQVDNQAEARFFDGFFAHDLLIGLDYKRYDLHDNQGTNFANFYPVPGLSLLNPVYGQISGRPSPYLVNADTFQQLGIYAQDQIKLTDRLTLVLGGRQDFADNVVRDRLTPANSSRRSDEAFSGRAALIYNFPEGLAPYVSYSTSFQPQIGSDANRRSFAPEYGEQVEVGVKFEPVGYGFFLTAAAFDLVRQNVLQPVPGTFFSSQLGEVRSRGVEVQAVANLAQGLNLVAAFTAYDLQTIKGEADQVGRTPTRIPEVLASVFADYTIPTGDWRGFGFGGGVRYVGRSFANVANTLIVPDYVLFDAQVHYTWDNWRAAINATNIGDRRFVSSCISANECFYGDARRVLASVSYKW comes from the coding sequence ATGGAGTCGGTACACACTCTCGTAGGCATCCGCGCCCTGCGGACCGCGGTCCTGGCAGGCGCCTCGCTGGTCGCCCTCACGGTTGGCGCCGCGGCGCAGGCGACGGCGCGGCTGGAAGAGTTGTCGGTCGAAGGCAGCGGCCGGGGCGCGGGCGCCACCGGCGGAGGGCAGGCTGCCCAACGCGGACCCGACGGGCGTGCCGCGCCCGAGGATCCCCGCGGTCCCGTCCAGGGCTACGTCGCCACCCGCTCGGCCACCGCGACGAAGACCAACACGCCCCTCATCGAGACCCCGCAATCGATCACCGTCGTGGGTCGCGAGCAGATCGACGCGCAGAAGGCTCAGACCCTGACGCAGGCGACGCAATACACAGCCGGAATCTATTCAGGCACCTTCGGTGCCGACACCCGCGTCGACTACTTCACCCTGCGCGGCTTCATCGCCAGCGATTACGGCATCTACCGCGACGGCCTCCAGGTGCTGAACTACGGCTTCGGCACCTTCAAGGTCGAGACCTTCGGCCTGGAGCGGATCGAGGTTCTGCGCGGGCCCGCCGCGGTTCTGTTCGGAGCGGGCAACCCAGGCGGCATCATCAACCAGATCACCAAGCGGCCGACGACCCAGCCCTTCGGCTATGTCGAGGTCGGCGGCGGCTCGTTCGGTCAGGTCTACGGCGCCTTCGACATCGGCGGGCCGGCCGACGATTCCGGGCATTGGTTCTATCGCCTCACCGGCTTCGGCCGGCAGGGCGGCACCCAGGTGGACAATGCACCCGACGACCGCGCCTATATCGCACCGGCCCTGACCTACCGCCCGGATGCCGGCACCTCGCTGACCATCCTGACCAGCTATCAGCGCGACTCGACTGCCGTCACCGCGAACTTCCTGCCCTATTCCGGCACCGTGCGGCGCAATCTCAGCGGCCTGCGCATCCCGCGCTCGCTCAACGTCGGCGATCCGGCGATCAACACCTTCCAGCGCGAGCAGGTCTTCGCCGGCTACGAGTTCGAGCACGCCATCGACGAGACCTGGACCTTCCGCCAGAACCTCCGCTACTCGTTCAGCGACGCGTTCCAGAACTCGTACCTGAACCAGACCGGCTACATCGACGCCGCAACGGAGACGGTTCTCAACCGCTACCAGTTCCTGACCAGCTCGAAGGTCGGGATCTTCCAGGTCGACAACCAGGCCGAGGCGCGCTTCTTCGACGGCTTCTTCGCCCACGATCTGCTGATCGGCCTCGACTACAAGCGCTACGATCTGCACGACAACCAGGGCACCAATTTCGCGAATTTCTACCCCGTTCCGGGCCTGAGCCTCCTCAACCCCGTCTATGGCCAGATCAGCGGCCGCCCGTCGCCCTACCTCGTCAACGCCGATACGTTCCAGCAACTCGGCATCTATGCCCAGGACCAGATCAAGCTCACCGACCGCCTGACCCTGGTTCTCGGCGGCCGCCAGGACTTCGCCGACAACGTGGTGCGCGACCGGCTCACCCCGGCCAACAGCAGCCGCCGCAGTGACGAAGCCTTCAGCGGGCGCGCCGCCCTCATCTACAACTTCCCCGAGGGGCTAGCGCCCTATGTCAGCTACTCGACCTCGTTCCAGCCGCAGATCGGCTCGGACGCCAACCGCCGCAGTTTCGCGCCCGAATACGGCGAGCAGGTCGAGGTCGGCGTCAAGTTCGAGCCCGTCGGCTACGGCTTCTTCCTGACGGCGGCGGCCTTCGATCTCGTGCGCCAGAACGTGCTGCAGCCGGTGCCCGGCACCTTCTTCAGCTCCCAGCTCGGCGAGGTGCGCTCGCGCGGCGTCGAGGTTCAAGCGGTTGCCAACCTCGCGCAGGGCCTGAACCTCGTGGCGGCCTTCACCGCCTACGACCTTCAGACCATCAAGGGCGAGGCCGATCAGGTCGGGCGCACGCCGACCCGCATCCCGGAGGTGCTGGCCTCGGTCTTTGCCGACTACACGATCCCGACCGGCGACTGGCGCGGCTTCGGCTTCGGCGGCGGCGTCCGCTATGTGGGGCGTTCCTTCGCGAACGTGGCCAACACCCTGATCGTGCCGGACTACGTGCTGTTCGACGCGCAGGTCCACTACACCTGGGACAATTGGCGCGCGGCGATCAACGCCACCAATATCGGCGACCGCCGCTTCGTCTCCTCGTGCATTTCGGCCAACGAGTGCTTCTATGGCGATGCTCGCCGCGTGCTTGCGAGCGTGAGCTACAAGTGGTGA
- a CDS encoding pyridoxal phosphate-dependent aminotransferase — protein MSATDPVLRPQPRPGVLAIEAYVPGKSAAPGVAKIHKLSSNETPLGPSPHAIEALRAEAATLALYPDGSATRLRTAIGARYGLDPARIVCGAGSDELLTLLAMAFVGPGDEGIFCEHGFLVYRIAILTAGGTPVVAPETNLTADVDAILAAVTPRTRIVYLANPNNPTGTYLPFEEVRRLHAGLPGNVLLVLDGAYAEYVRANDYTAGLELALDAANVVMTRTFSKIHGLAAQRIGWMVGSEAVVDAINRIRGPFNLSAGGIAAGAAAIADEAHVAAAVAHNDEWLAWLTRAVEALGLTVTPSVGNFLLLHFSDRPGRTAAEADAHLTSAGVIVRRVSSYGLPNALRVTVGGEEANRAFVDALAAFLGAKRP, from the coding sequence ATGTCCGCAACCGATCCCGTGCTTCGCCCTCAGCCGCGCCCCGGCGTGCTCGCCATCGAGGCCTACGTGCCCGGCAAGAGCGCCGCGCCGGGCGTGGCGAAGATCCACAAGCTCTCCTCCAACGAGACGCCTTTGGGCCCGAGCCCGCACGCGATCGAGGCTCTGCGCGCGGAGGCCGCGACGCTGGCCCTCTATCCTGACGGCAGCGCGACCCGCCTGCGCACGGCGATCGGCGCGCGCTACGGGCTCGATCCCGCCCGCATCGTCTGCGGCGCCGGTTCGGACGAGCTGCTGACGCTGCTGGCGATGGCCTTCGTCGGGCCGGGTGACGAGGGCATCTTCTGCGAGCACGGCTTCCTCGTGTACCGCATCGCGATCCTCACCGCGGGCGGTACGCCGGTGGTGGCGCCGGAAACGAACCTGACGGCGGATGTCGATGCTATCCTCGCCGCAGTCACGCCCCGCACCCGGATCGTCTACCTCGCCAACCCCAACAACCCGACCGGCACCTACCTGCCGTTCGAGGAGGTTCGCCGCCTGCATGCCGGCCTGCCCGGCAACGTGCTCCTCGTGCTCGACGGGGCCTATGCCGAGTACGTGCGCGCCAACGACTACACCGCCGGCCTCGAACTGGCGCTCGACGCAGCCAACGTCGTGATGACGCGCACCTTCTCGAAGATCCACGGATTGGCGGCGCAGCGCATCGGCTGGATGGTCGGGTCCGAGGCCGTGGTCGATGCGATCAACCGCATCCGCGGGCCGTTCAACCTCTCGGCGGGCGGCATCGCGGCGGGTGCTGCGGCGATCGCCGACGAGGCCCACGTCGCGGCAGCGGTCGCCCACAACGACGAATGGCTCGCCTGGCTCACCCGCGCGGTCGAGGCGCTGGGGCTCACCGTGACGCCGAGCGTCGGCAACTTCCTGCTCCTGCACTTCTCGGACAGGCCCGGCCGCACGGCGGCGGAGGCGGATGCGCATCTGACCAGCGCAGGCGTGATCGTGCGGCGCGTCTCCTCCTACGGCCTGCCGAACGCCCTGCGGGTGACGGTCGGCGGCGAGGAGGCCAATCGCGCCTTCGTGGATGCGTTGGCCGCTTTCCTGGGAGCCAAGCGTCCGTGA
- a CDS encoding ArsR/SmtB family transcription factor: MSSESGLTNSATPVPVPFAEALAVLRAAAEETRLRILALLAEGELSVSDLTDILGQSQPRISRHLKLLVESGLIERHREGAWAFFRLREAAIGFVEPLIAALERAGPPLSEDRARLDSVRTQRAEAAQTFFARLAPKWDGLRSLHVPEAAVEAAVIEALGDRPIRHVIDLGTGTGKMLGLLAPLAGRATGLDSSHAMLSVARANLERLGLSRVDLRQGDLHAPPFGRGGFDLVVLHQVLHYLDDPARALREAARLVAPGGRLLVVDFAPHTLEQLRESQAHRRLGFGAEQIAGWLVQAGLGDVESRDLAPEDGIEHPLTVTLWLAHDTAAAIEAPTLERAVA; the protein is encoded by the coding sequence ATGTCTAGCGAGAGCGGCCTCACGAACAGCGCGACCCCGGTCCCGGTGCCTTTCGCCGAGGCGCTCGCCGTGCTGCGGGCGGCGGCGGAGGAGACGCGCCTGCGCATCCTCGCGCTGCTGGCCGAGGGTGAGCTGTCGGTCTCCGACCTCACCGACATCCTCGGCCAGTCGCAGCCGCGCATCTCGCGCCATCTCAAGCTCCTCGTCGAATCCGGCCTGATCGAGCGTCACCGCGAGGGCGCCTGGGCGTTCTTCCGCCTGCGCGAGGCCGCCATCGGCTTCGTCGAGCCCCTGATCGCAGCGCTGGAACGCGCCGGGCCGCCGCTTTCCGAGGATCGCGCCCGGCTCGACTCGGTGCGGACGCAACGGGCCGAGGCGGCGCAGACCTTCTTCGCCCGGCTCGCTCCCAAATGGGACGGCCTGCGCTCCCTGCACGTGCCCGAGGCCGCCGTCGAGGCGGCGGTGATCGAGGCGCTCGGAGACCGGCCGATCCGCCACGTGATCGATCTCGGCACCGGGACCGGAAAGATGCTCGGCCTGCTGGCACCGCTCGCCGGTCGCGCCACCGGGCTCGATTCGAGCCATGCCATGCTCTCGGTCGCTCGGGCCAACCTCGAACGGCTCGGCCTGTCGCGGGTCGATCTGCGCCAGGGCGACCTCCACGCGCCGCCCTTCGGCCGCGGCGGCTTCGATCTCGTGGTGCTGCATCAGGTGCTGCACTACCTCGACGACCCGGCTCGGGCGCTGCGCGAGGCCGCCCGCCTCGTCGCGCCGGGCGGGCGGTTGCTCGTGGTCGATTTCGCGCCCCACACCTTGGAGCAGTTGCGCGAGAGCCAAGCCCATCGCCGCCTCGGTTTCGGTGCGGAGCAGATCGCGGGCTGGCTCGTCCAGGCGGGCCTGGGCGATGTCGAGAGCCGCGACCTCGCGCCGGAGGACGGGATCGAGCACCCGCTCACCGTCACCCTCTGGCTCGCGCACGACACCGCCGCCGCGATCGAGGCGCCAACCCTCGAACGCGCCGTGGCCTGA
- a CDS encoding prephenate/arogenate dehydrogenase family protein codes for MTVVKRLAIVGLGLIGSSVARGARTYGLADAIIAIDRDAGVIERVMALGLAEATSTEASAVAEADLVILCVPVGAIGAVAAEIAPHLKPGAVVSDVGSVKAAVVAAVTPHLSPDNPFVPAHPVAGTEYSGPDSGFATLFSNRWCILTPLEGADAAAVERVQGLWQGLGAIVETMTPEHHDLVLAITSHVPHLIAYNIVGTAADLEEVTQSEVIKFSAGGFRDFTRIAASDPTMWRDIFLTNRDAVLEMLGRFNEDLSALSRAIRWGDGEALHELFTRTRTIRRGIVAMGQETAEPDFGRARNAAAPAAKQS; via the coding sequence GTGACGGTCGTCAAGCGCCTCGCCATCGTCGGGCTGGGCCTGATCGGCTCCTCGGTCGCCCGCGGCGCCCGGACCTACGGTCTTGCCGACGCGATCATTGCGATCGACCGCGACGCGGGCGTGATCGAGCGGGTGATGGCCCTGGGTCTGGCCGAGGCGACAAGCACCGAAGCCTCGGCGGTGGCCGAGGCCGACCTCGTCATCCTCTGCGTGCCGGTGGGCGCCATCGGCGCGGTGGCGGCTGAGATCGCGCCGCACCTGAAGCCCGGCGCGGTGGTGTCCGATGTCGGCTCGGTCAAGGCCGCGGTGGTGGCGGCCGTCACGCCGCATCTCTCGCCAGACAACCCGTTCGTGCCGGCGCATCCGGTGGCGGGCACCGAGTATTCCGGGCCGGATTCAGGGTTCGCCACCCTGTTCTCGAACCGCTGGTGCATCCTCACCCCGCTGGAGGGAGCCGACGCGGCGGCGGTGGAGCGGGTGCAGGGCCTGTGGCAGGGCTTGGGCGCCATCGTCGAGACCATGACGCCCGAGCACCACGACCTCGTGCTCGCCATCACCAGCCACGTGCCGCACCTGATCGCCTACAACATCGTCGGCACGGCGGCCGACCTCGAAGAGGTCACCCAGTCGGAAGTGATCAAGTTCTCCGCCGGCGGCTTTCGCGATTTCACCCGCATCGCGGCCTCTGACCCGACGATGTGGCGCGACATCTTCCTGACCAACCGCGACGCGGTGCTGGAGATGCTCGGGCGCTTCAATGAGGATCTGTCGGCCCTGTCGCGGGCGATCCGCTGGGGCGACGGCGAGGCTCTGCACGAACTGTTCACCCGCACCCGCACCATCCGCCGGGGCATCGTCGCCATGGGCCAGGAAACGGCCGAGCCGGATTTCGGCCGCGCCCGCAACGCGGCGGCGCCCGCGGCGAAGCAGAGCTGA
- a CDS encoding potassium transporter Kup, whose product MTQPDSPHSAGSKPPDGPVAAPAGGPAPGEGGPVAASAGAVDATQEEAHGHAKTGFWALTVGSVGVVYGDIGTSPLYAFREALAPSRTDGILLPEEVIGTASLIIWALLLIVTIKYVAILLRMDNNGEGGILSLMAQARHALGGSKIVFMLGLLGASLFYGDSVITPAISVLSAVEGLKLVTPAFDDYVLPITVAIILGLFAVQSHGTARVATFFGPAMVVWFLAMAAAALPHIAGNPGVLAAFNPWYAVHYLLGHGTGALVALGAVFLAVTGAEALFADLGHFGRRPIQVAWLGLVAPCLVLNYLGQTALVLAKPETTDPFYQLVPEWGLIPMVLLATLATVTASQAVITGAFSLSRQAIQLGMLPRMEIRHTSESHSGQIYLPQINTLLALGVVILAITFRSSSALASAYGIAVTGTMLLTASMAYVVLWKVVRLSPLVSAAIIVPFIVLETLFLLSNLLKLHEGGYVPLLLAGGLMLMMWTWVRGVTILFNKTRKTDVPLVELVGMLEKSTSYQRVKGTAVFLTSDPQIAPAALLHNMKHNKVIHEKNVVLTVETMDRPRATKGERVRIEPVGFGFYRVVMRFGYMETPNIPRTLTLLKPQGFKFDIMSTSFFLSRRSIRPAAHSGMPLWQDRIFITLAKNANDATDFFQIPTGRVVEVGTQVTV is encoded by the coding sequence ATGACCCAGCCCGACAGCCCCCATTCCGCCGGATCCAAGCCGCCGGACGGCCCCGTCGCCGCTCCCGCGGGCGGGCCGGCGCCCGGCGAGGGAGGCCCGGTCGCGGCCTCGGCGGGCGCGGTCGATGCGACCCAGGAGGAAGCGCACGGCCACGCCAAGACCGGCTTCTGGGCCCTCACGGTCGGTTCCGTCGGCGTCGTCTACGGCGATATCGGCACGAGCCCGCTCTACGCCTTCCGTGAGGCGCTGGCGCCTTCGCGCACCGACGGCATCCTGCTCCCCGAGGAGGTGATCGGCACCGCCTCGCTCATCATCTGGGCGCTGCTCCTGATCGTGACGATCAAGTACGTCGCGATCCTGCTGCGCATGGACAACAACGGCGAGGGCGGCATCCTCTCGCTGATGGCCCAGGCCCGCCACGCGCTCGGCGGCTCCAAGATCGTGTTCATGCTGGGCCTGCTCGGCGCCTCGCTGTTCTACGGCGATTCCGTCATCACCCCGGCGATCTCGGTGCTCTCCGCGGTGGAGGGTCTGAAGCTCGTCACGCCCGCCTTTGACGATTACGTGCTGCCGATCACGGTGGCGATCATCCTTGGCCTGTTCGCGGTCCAGAGCCACGGCACGGCGCGGGTCGCGACCTTCTTCGGGCCGGCCATGGTGGTGTGGTTCCTGGCCATGGCCGCCGCCGCCCTTCCGCACATCGCCGGCAATCCCGGCGTGCTCGCCGCCTTCAATCCCTGGTACGCCGTGCATTACCTGCTCGGCCACGGCACCGGCGCGCTCGTGGCGCTCGGCGCGGTGTTCCTGGCGGTGACCGGGGCGGAGGCCCTGTTCGCCGATCTCGGCCATTTCGGGCGCCGCCCGATCCAGGTGGCGTGGCTCGGCCTCGTCGCGCCCTGCCTCGTTCTGAACTATCTCGGCCAGACCGCCCTCGTATTGGCCAAGCCCGAGACCACCGATCCGTTCTACCAGCTCGTGCCGGAATGGGGCCTGATCCCCATGGTGCTGCTGGCGACACTCGCCACGGTGACGGCGAGCCAGGCGGTCATCACCGGAGCCTTCTCTCTGTCGCGGCAGGCGATCCAGCTCGGCATGCTGCCGCGCATGGAGATCCGCCACACCTCCGAGTCGCATTCCGGCCAGATCTACCTGCCGCAGATCAACACCCTGCTCGCCCTCGGCGTGGTGATCCTGGCGATCACCTTCCGCTCCTCCTCGGCGCTGGCTTCGGCCTACGGCATCGCCGTGACGGGCACGATGCTGCTCACCGCCTCCATGGCCTACGTGGTGCTGTGGAAGGTCGTGCGGCTCTCGCCGCTCGTCTCGGCGGCGATCATCGTGCCGTTCATCGTGCTGGAGACGCTGTTCCTGCTCTCGAACCTCCTGAAGCTGCACGAGGGCGGCTACGTGCCCCTGCTGCTGGCCGGCGGCCTGATGCTGATGATGTGGACCTGGGTGCGGGGCGTCACGATCCTGTTCAACAAGACCCGCAAGACCGATGTGCCGTTGGTCGAACTCGTCGGCATGCTGGAGAAGAGCACCTCCTACCAGAGGGTGAAGGGCACCGCGGTCTTCCTCACGAGCGATCCGCAGATCGCCCCGGCCGCATTGCTGCACAACATGAAGCACAACAAGGTGATCCACGAGAAGAACGTGGTGCTCACCGTCGAGACCATGGACCGGCCCCGCGCGACGAAAGGGGAGCGGGTGCGCATCGAGCCCGTGGGCTTCGGCTTCTACCGGGTGGTGATGCGCTTCGGCTACATGGAGACGCCCAACATCCCGCGCACCCTGACGCTGCTCAAGCCCCAGGGCTTCAAGTTCGACATCATGTCGACCTCGTTCTTCCTGTCGCGCCGCTCGATCCGTCCGGCGGCTCATTCCGGCATGCCGCTCTGGCAGGATCGGATCTTCATCACGCTGGCCAAAAACGCCAACGACGCGACGGACTTCTTCCAGATCCCGACCGGCCGTGTCGTCGAGGTCGGCACGCAGGTGACCGTGTAG
- the ispG gene encoding flavodoxin-dependent (E)-4-hydroxy-3-methylbut-2-enyl-diphosphate synthase, with translation MEVMEAPDALANPLDSRSPNMTGPEIAGPAPRHRTVGVQIGSGEGAVTVGGGAPIVVQSMTNTDTADIDGTVAQVAQLARAGSELVRITVDRDEAAAAVPKIRERLDRIGVHVPLVGDFHYIGHKLLSDHPACAEALAKYRINPGNVGFKEKKDTQFSTIVEQAVKYGKTVRIGANWGSLDEALLTHLMDENARSPRPIDARAVMREAMVQSALTSADRAVELGLPKDRIILSAKVSAVQDLIAVYREVARRSDYAIHLGLTEAGMGSKGIVAASAAIGVLLQEGIGDTIRYSLTPEPGGDRTVEVKAAQELLQTMGFRTFVPLVAACPGCGRTTSTTFQELARDIQNWISTSMPEWKKTYPGVEGLNVAVMGCIVNGPGESKHADIGISLPGTGESPSAPVFIDGKKAMTLRGATLAKDFETIVVDYIERRFGQGKRDAAE, from the coding sequence ATGGAAGTCATGGAAGCTCCCGACGCCCTGGCAAACCCGCTCGACTCCCGCAGCCCCAACATGACGGGGCCGGAGATCGCCGGGCCGGCACCGCGGCACCGCACCGTCGGCGTGCAGATCGGCAGCGGCGAAGGCGCCGTCACCGTCGGCGGCGGCGCCCCGATCGTCGTGCAGTCGATGACCAACACCGACACGGCCGACATCGACGGCACCGTGGCCCAGGTCGCCCAGCTCGCCCGCGCCGGCTCGGAACTGGTGCGCATCACCGTCGATCGCGACGAGGCGGCGGCCGCCGTGCCGAAGATCCGCGAGCGGCTCGACCGCATCGGCGTGCACGTGCCGCTGGTGGGCGACTTCCACTATATCGGCCACAAGCTCCTGTCCGACCATCCGGCATGCGCCGAGGCGCTGGCTAAGTACCGGATCAATCCGGGCAATGTCGGCTTCAAGGAGAAGAAGGACACTCAGTTCTCGACCATCGTCGAGCAGGCCGTGAAGTACGGCAAGACGGTGCGCATCGGCGCGAACTGGGGTTCGCTCGACGAAGCCCTGCTGACGCACCTCATGGACGAGAACGCCCGGTCGCCCCGTCCCATCGATGCCCGCGCGGTGATGCGCGAGGCCATGGTGCAGTCGGCGCTGACCTCCGCCGACCGGGCGGTGGAACTCGGCCTGCCGAAGGACCGCATCATTCTGTCGGCCAAGGTCTCGGCGGTGCAGGATCTGATCGCGGTCTACCGCGAAGTGGCGCGCCGCTCCGACTACGCGATCCATCTCGGCCTGACCGAGGCCGGCATGGGCTCGAAGGGCATCGTCGCGGCCTCGGCCGCCATCGGCGTGCTGCTGCAAGAAGGCATCGGCGACACGATCCGCTACTCGCTGACGCCCGAGCCCGGCGGCGACCGGACCGTGGAGGTCAAGGCCGCGCAGGAACTCCTGCAGACCATGGGCTTCCGCACCTTCGTGCCGCTCGTGGCGGCGTGCCCCGGCTGCGGTCGCACCACCTCGACGACGTTCCAGGAATTGGCTCGCGACATCCAGAACTGGATTTCCACCTCCATGCCGGAGTGGAAGAAGACCTATCCGGGCGTGGAAGGCCTCAACGTTGCGGTGATGGGCTGCATCGTCAACGGTCCCGGCGAGTCGAAGCACGCTGATATCGGCATCTCGCTGCCCGGCACCGGCGAGAGCCCGAGCGCACCGGTCTTCATCGACGGCAAGAAGGCGATGACCCTGCGCGGCGCCACGCTCGCCAAGGACTTCGAGACGATCGTGGTCGATTACATCGAACGCCGCTTCGGCCAGGGCAAGCGCGACGCCGCCGAGTGA
- a CDS encoding patatin-like phospholipase family protein — translation MDRTSPDIHSTDSEQIEARSAGSPPVDTRERTGTLDGPSHDDAHNPATAVPDPIADSTRPGAAFRGLAGPRAEKAVSLALQGGGSHGAFTWGVLDALIEDGRVAFEAVTGASAGAMNAVVLVDGWLAGGPDGARTALEKFWREASLDADLRPSQQSWINGLFNFWKGNPFAEAWMKALNPGPYATNPFNFNPLRDALEHTVDFDRLRASDTANVFVSATNVWTGKLAVFERDCLTVDHLMASACLPTVFQAVEIDGVPYWDGGYLGNPALYPLHGSSTRDILLVQINPVERRETPRSASDIQDRLNEITFNANLMRELRSIDFVHGLIDEGGQGQVPGLERVFLHRIDGTDSLDNYAASSRIDARWRMIERLRDKGRAAAKAWLAEGYDEVGVRCTLDLKKAYQ, via the coding sequence ATGGACAGGACGAGCCCGGACATTCACTCCACCGACAGTGAGCAGATCGAGGCTCGGTCCGCCGGCTCGCCTCCGGTCGATACCCGTGAGCGCACCGGAACCCTCGACGGACCGTCTCACGACGACGCCCACAACCCCGCGACCGCCGTTCCCGATCCGATCGCGGATTCGACCCGGCCGGGCGCCGCGTTTCGGGGCCTTGCCGGACCGCGCGCGGAGAAGGCCGTCTCGCTGGCGCTTCAGGGCGGCGGCTCGCACGGCGCCTTCACCTGGGGCGTACTCGACGCGCTGATCGAGGACGGGCGCGTCGCCTTCGAGGCGGTGACGGGTGCGAGCGCCGGGGCGATGAACGCCGTCGTCCTCGTGGACGGCTGGCTCGCGGGCGGCCCCGACGGAGCCCGCACGGCGCTGGAGAAGTTCTGGCGCGAGGCGAGCCTGGACGCCGACCTGCGGCCCTCGCAGCAGAGCTGGATCAACGGCCTCTTCAACTTTTGGAAGGGCAACCCCTTCGCCGAAGCATGGATGAAGGCCCTCAACCCCGGCCCCTACGCGACCAATCCGTTCAACTTCAATCCGCTGCGCGACGCGCTGGAACACACCGTCGATTTCGACCGTCTGCGCGCCTCCGACACCGCCAACGTCTTCGTCTCGGCGACCAACGTCTGGACCGGCAAGCTCGCGGTGTTCGAGCGCGATTGCCTCACGGTCGATCACCTGATGGCCTCGGCCTGCCTGCCGACGGTGTTCCAGGCGGTCGAGATCGACGGCGTGCCCTACTGGGACGGCGGCTACCTCGGCAATCCGGCCCTCTACCCCCTGCACGGGTCGAGCACCCGCGACATCCTGCTCGTGCAGATCAACCCCGTGGAACGCCGCGAAACCCCGCGCTCGGCCAGCGACATCCAGGACCGTCTCAACGAGATCACCTTCAACGCCAACCTGATGCGGGAACTGCGCTCCATCGACTTCGTGCACGGCCTGATCGACGAGGGCGGACAGGGGCAGGTTCCGGGCTTGGAGCGGGTCTTCCTCCACCGCATCGACGGGACCGACTCGCTCGACAACTACGCCGCCTCCTCGCGCATCGATGCCCGCTGGCGGATGATCGAGCGCCTACGCGACAAGGGCCGCGCCGCCGCCAAGGCTTGGCTCGCGGAGGGCTACGACGAGGTCGGCGTGCGCTGCACCCTCGACCTCAAGAAGGCCTACCAGTAG